In the Diospyros lotus cultivar Yz01 chromosome 13, ASM1463336v1, whole genome shotgun sequence genome, TGGAAGGTATTCTTCTTTTCCACATTCCATCCAAATATGTTTCATGGACTTGAGTGCTAGTGCAGGAGAAAGTATGCTTCCAAAAGCTGGTTAAATCTAAGTCCAGAGATACAACTAcactttatattttaaataatccaATATGTCATTTTCTCAAGTACAATAGCATTCAGAAACCATTACATGGTATCTTATGTATAAAATGAGAATCTTATACATAATTTGGTGTAAATATGACTATTTAGGCTAATATAATGCCCACATGTACAACTAAACATGCCAAACATATATCTCATAAGTCGTTTCCTTATATAAGTGTTGTGTGTCCAACACAAGTAATTTAGAAATTTAGAGAGAATTGGTCATGATGCAATACAATCATGTCCCATCAAGGGCAGGTCTCAGTAATCTCCCAATTTCCATGGTAAGATTCAATCCCTAGGTATAATTGACACCTAGAGTAATAGAAATATTTAAGCAGATAATTTtgacataaaaagaaaaacataaaacaagGCACATATAACTAGATTGAGGATTGATATGTTCAGATGTCATACTTGTCTTGATTGAAGAGGTCAATAATCTGTGTTCTCCCATTGTCATGGTTGAAAAAGATGAACAAGCTCCAGTGCATTAGCCATATTCTACTTTGCACTTGATTTAAAGGAGATGAAAAGCTCTGCAACATGAAACCACAAACAACCATTTCCTACATGACTGCAGGACTATATGTTTCCAAACTATGTGAAAACTTAATATTTGAAGCAAACCTTTGAGTCAATAATTTCCTTTAGTCGGTTGAGTTCGTCAAGGGCAATATCCCAGTTTTGCATCAATATTTCTGCTGCTAACTTTCCCCATAATGCACTCAAACTCCTTTCACCATTGGTGCACAAACCCCTGTACTGGTACAGATAATCAGCTGCACCAGAGTAGTTGCCACATTCAAACTGAAACTTTGCATACTGATACAGGGCTTCTATCTGCTCTGGACCAATCTGGTTGAAAATAATAGTTTTGTAAGCTTAAAAATGAGCAAAGGGAATAGAAGTTTTGCATCAATAATGGCAAAGAAAGAACTGAAGAATCATTGGACGTTTATAACCCAAAAAATGCAACAACATATTTTGTAAGAAATTAATATGTAATGATGATTAACAACAATACAATCATGACAGCAATGAATACTGTCAAAGAACGCACTAGCCACAGGCAATAACTGATTTACAGCAGCATTTATGTGTAAAAGATGTCAACAAAAAATAGATCAGAAAGTTTGAGCATGTAGCCATTCACAACTTTAAATGACACCAAAACCATGCTTATGATATATTCCCAGCTAAAAATGCTCTCTAAATTTCACAGTTTAGAATGCTCATACAACCAAAATTCAGTTATTAAAAAGATGCTTGAGCTCCATAAACCTTCATGTATATGTATCCAAAGCAAAAAAAAGCCCCATCAACACAGTTCCATAGCACAGTTCCCATAACTTTGCACTTTAACAATAATCTGCAGTCCGCACTCAAATCGATGCAGTGTTGTAGACTATACAAAGACTTAACACTGATCTACTTTTATATCCTACACTAAATAGTTCTCCATGCTTTAGGTGAAAAATCaaacagaaaagaagaaaaatagaaaagaattgATATCACACGTATGTCTGAACATCAATGTGAACGTTCACTAAAGAAGAGAAGTCAGTTTCAttaataaattcttaaattaaCAGACTGTTAAATCAAAATACCAATACTTTGTGAGCAAAAATCATAAGCTTCCTGCTTAAGACTCTGCACCAGAGGCTTATAGCAAGAGCATAAGTTACAACCCCGGATCCATGCATGTCTATGCAATAAAACATTAGGCAAGCAATTGTGCAACTAGCCATGTCCTCGGAAGCAGAATAAGTAGCTGTGTGTCATGTCCcaagggtaattagaagggcaataatgtaattagttatattagtttgttaggagatatttgggtgtttgttaagagcacatgggtgctgttagaaattagttaaggagctagctaaggcctataaaaaggcccattgtaagaggagaggatatgctgaaattgatattgaatctctattttctctctaagtctctctctccaatctccctcacgttcctcttgcttcttcccctttctctctcaatatctctccctttttctattgatttttcccctcctacaattctgatttcattcccaaattcctcttctaacctatcacgaaccctaggttcgtgacaattggtatcagaaaagtcaatccttggctgtggatttgattccagttgattgaAACTTGCAAGTCCAATCCAGACGGTGAGAAGTAAATCTGGGTGACTTCTGGAACCCAACACAGTTATCAGATTTTCATATATACCTGGCGAGAGCAAATCCGGGGCCGTCGACTCCTTCTGCTTGATTTAATCGAGCCCAGATTGAGAAGGCTTTGAAGGTGATCTGGGTGAGGCGAGCGCGAACTGCGATGGTGATCAAAGTCAGCTTGGCGAAACTTCAACAATCCTAGTTCGTCGCTTGAAGGCGATTCAAGAAGCAGCAACTTTCAGTGAAGATGCAAAGGAGAAGTAGGAGGATTGGATTGCGGCCAAGACTCCAGTAATCTGGACCAGACTTGAAGACGAGCAACCCAAGAGGATTCGCGATCTGGAGCGACTGGGTCTAGGTCGCTGAGTCGGTGATTAGGTGGGACACGAACTGAGCAGCATTTGCGATTGGTTGTGGGTTGCGACCGTCCAAGGCAAGCGTAAGTCCGTCAGAGGTGAAGCGGACAGCAGTTGTTCGTGAGAAGCAGACAACGAGGTGACGCGAACGGGCATCGTTCGTGGGAAGAGGCCGTCCGTCGGAGAGTTAAGCGGATCACCAAGCGTCCGTGACTGTAGCAGACATCTCGAAGAGGGGTGGGTCCATCAAAGAGTGAAGCTGACGACCTAGGCGCGTGCGACTGAAGCGAAAGACAGGTTGTAGGAGCTCCACTGGAGTTGACGACAAAGGTGAAGAAGGCTATCGCAGCCAGTTTAAACGGATCTGAAGGAGAAGCAGGAGATTGGCTCTCGGCAGCGGgttttggtgattttggaatcagaggtgATCGCAAGTGGGCTGGGAACCTTGGGCAGTGATTGGGTTGAGAAGAACTACCATTAATTTGTTAGACGCATATGCCTGGGGGGATAGACGGCTGTTGTAGTGCTGAGGATTGGAGTTCGAGAGGCAACGGACTTCGTCGGCAAGCTGTCCAGGTGAATTTCGATCCCTTTAGGCTATTTCCAACCAATCTGATTAATTTCCCAGCAATAGAGCAATCCCTGGTTCGGGCATGTGAATTTGGGAGGCGAAGTAAGGTGGAAGGTGTTCCAATTTCTTGGCCTATGGCTGGTTTCGCCCATAAAAGTTACGCCAAGACAGACAAGACATATGTGAGGCCATGGGAGACTCAATTGtagcaaaagaatgcttcattttcaacTGGAATGGAGCCTTAATGGCAGCCAAAGGAGGCTGCATTTTCTGCTGGCAGCAACAAGGACAAAAGAACAAGTAATCGGATTCATGAAGAGTGTGAGGAGTTTGGTCGTATGTTCCGTGAGAAGCTGCAAGAGTTAGCGATGATACtcattaagaagtatcattacaactttccagTGGAATACTTCGATGACTAtcacggaagttttaacaatgaggaatttctcaaaatagaccaaccgaaggagaagtcaagatgGCAGGAAGGGGATTCAGTTGCAGTGATTGAGaagttagaagaaaaaataataccccaagatgcaTCTACTGAAAGGCTACAAGGAAATAATAGGGAAGCAATTGATGAAGTGATAGAGGAAGCCAAAGCCAACTTGTTACCCTGGGTGGCTAGTGCATGGGCGGAAGGATTTGGTAGTGTTCCAGATCAGAAGTTTGTGGGAAATGGAATAGCATTGGGTCAGGAAAACCTGATTGAAGGACCAGCAATTTATACAGATATTGGAGCTGGAATTCTCCCTCCGATTCTGGACCTACTGGAAGCTAAGAGTGGGAATACCTGCAACATTTATCCTAGGCCGGGTCAAGATTGTGATGGACCACATGCAATTAAATAAGGCCCTAAGTATATTGCTCCTTTGTCTTTGGATCCAAAGAAGGTTGAATCATCCTTGGCTGGGGTTAAAATAGGTATCAGACAGCCCCCAGTGCTGGTTTTGGCAGGAAGGCTAAGGGGGATAGCTAAAGAAGTCGAAGATTTTGCCGTAGGAAACAAAACTTCCGTTGTTGTGTTGTTCTTTACTTCCACTAGCGAATCCAAGTTGTTGTCTACTGCATGGAGGGATGATTGGTTGGCTGAAATTGAAGTTGCAGCAGCTCCTAAGGCTGATGCTCACAAGCAGCCTTAGTATGAGTGTCCAAGGCAAATTTGTAATCTTCCATTGCTACATTTTGAGGATGTTGTTGATATCTTTCAATGTGCAGCTGTGGTGCACCATGGACGTGTGGGAACAACTGCTGCTGGTATTGAACTTGAACTCTATCAAATTGCTCCTATTGAAGTTCTAGGCTGAATTACGACGGGGATTGATCTTGGATACTtaagaacgaggaagaagaaaaggcctagaagaacaagaaaagaaagaaagaaaaatcaaatagagaaggtgggcattggataaagaagcaacggctagatggtaataagtttcttggggacaataaACATTTCAAGGAGGGGAAATTATAATGTCCCAAGGGTAATTAAAAGGGCAATAACATAATTAGTTATATTaatttgttaggagatatttgagtgtttgttaggagcacatgggtgctgttagaaattagttaaggagttagctaaggcctataaaaaggcccattgtaagaagAGAGGGTATgctgaaattgatattgaatctctattttctctctaaatctctctctccaatctccctcacgTTCTCTTGCttcttcccctttctctctcaatctctctctttttctactgattttccccctcctacaattctgatttcattccccaattcctcttctaacctatcacaaaccctaggttcgtgacactGTATTTCACACTCTCCTATGCAGAGAAGATGAACCCAATAATGAGCCTACGACGTCAATTCAAAATCCCTCAAGTCTTACCAAACCCTAAAAAATAAGTTAAGCATCATGAAACATgccctaaattaatttaaacatcaaatcagagaatataaataaaaaattaacgcAAGAAAAACCTGGTAGCGATCATTAAGCATCTGAAGATTGTACTGCTTATCAGCCCTAAGCTCCTGGACCGCCGCCGGATTCTGCAGAAAAGTAATCAAGGGGTCGGCGGCCTCCTCCAAGGTCTTCAACCTGGCCACAACCTCCACCCTCCTCTCCACCATCTCTGCCAACGAACACCACATCCACCACATGAGTGACACATACACAAACAGATTTACAAACAAGAAGAGAGAATAGGAAACAGACCTTGAGGGACATCTTCGGTGCGGTAGAGAGATTTATGGATGTCCATGGCGTAGTCGACCATGTTCGTATTGTTCAGGAGCTCGATCTTCGCCTTGAGTATGTCTTCATCTGCATACAGTTGCCGTTCTTGCAGGAACTCCAACAGAGGAAACACCAAATGGCAGTCCAAGTTCGGCGCGATTCGGGGCGTTAAATCGTAGTTTGCCATGGCCGCCGCCGCTGCTGCTTCTACCGGCGGAGATAAAACCTGATCAAACCTAAAACCTAAACACagccacagagagagagaggggggcggGGGGTTTCCACTTCTTTGATTTTGGCTTTTATAGTCCCTCGTCCATTCCCAAGCAAGTAGAATTTTAGTTTCATGCTTTAAATTAcggaaataaattaagttaagttaaatgaattaaatttaatcaaaaaattaaaaattataagttgTAAAACTCATATAATAGTCTTTGGAAGGCCCTGAGATGGGAAATGGGCGGCCCGGCCGGCCTGGCCCGCATTCCATTTGGCCCACCAATTTAGTGGGCTGGGCCAAATTTGGCCCACGAGGGAGATGAGTCGGGTCGGGTCGAgccaaaaaaatggaaatttgggCCCGGCACGCCcctatggcccttaataaatgggccaaagtgagCCGGGCCAGGCCATGGGCCTGCTGGGCAAGGCCGGGCCATGGACCTGCTGGGCAGGGCTGGCCCGTGGGCCTGGCTATTTGGGTCGGCTCATgagccatttatttttaatttttttatatataattttttaaatatatttttttatttttttcaaatgtaactaatattttttaaaatatgtttattaatgtttacttataattttgatgtttataaaattataatatttacagtaaacattatgtttacaaaaattacactaaaattatgtttacaaacataataaacattatgtttacaagaaacataatttttaattattatgtttataattattaaatacaaacataattttttaatttttttttggtgggccGGGTTGGGCCATTTTAGCGAGCCGGCCCACGGGCTATTTTGGTGGGCCAGGTCGGGTCGAGCCGCGGGCCACATATTGTTGGCCCGGCCTAGCCCTCATTTTGCTAGGCGGGCCGACAGCCCGTTTGCTACAGTAATGGGCCGGGCTATGTGGCGGGCCagcccatttcccatctctaaaGGCCCTTGTAAAAATTTCTCTCAAATACATTGTAAGAGCCTCTCAAGAGCTTCTACCAATGGCagccataattaaaattattttttatattaaaattctttaatatacaaaattattttttaatataaaataataattttaataataaattagtttaaaaaaaaatttcaatctccctctacataaatttctaaatccGCCCTTAGCCTTCTTCCAAATATCTCGAGAGATCATATCAAGAGAATTCTCATAAATCTTAAGTATGCAATCTCTATAATactttttaaattatgattagTTAAAAATGTATCAACTCAccgtcaatttttttttcaagaaatcgATAACAAATAATATTGAAAGACATTGATTTCCTTCACttgttaattttaacatttataaatagAGATTCATCTTTCTTATTAAGGTATGCAATAATTGCTACACAAGTTACATGaatactttcttattttttttattgagacTGACTTAAATATCAAAAGACTTACTCTAAAGACATCATGTGTCATTAATTATCTCATGTTTTATAAGTATCTCAAGATTAGAGGTTCAAGACGAACATTCTCCCACAATTATGAGTGAATAAGAGTTCAGATAAATCGAACTAACCAAATAAAACCGACAAGTTCAGTCGATTTGGTTTAGTTTTTCATCGATAGCGATTCAATTTGGTTCGATTATTTCTCTCAATATTTTCCAGTTATTTAGTCCTATTCGATTATTTCTCccaataattttgattattcagtttgttttatttttttttatattattaatcaaaaaattgaactgaactaACAACCCAACCCTCTTTTATTATGTTCagtttgattattaagtttgattcGATTACAATGGCTTAAAATTCTATTAGTTCAGTTTCAATTAGTTTTAATAACTCAATCGATTCAGTTCAGTTATACACCTCAATTTGATTCGATTAATGATTTCAATTGATTCGATTTGATTATAATCGATTACACATCTTacatgtaattataatttaataataaaaatacaaattttcacCCATTCCATGACAAGGTCAAGGATAAATTTATGGATTTGGAGCTCCATTGAATTTGTGGCTCATCTTCGAATTTTGAACACCAAATGGTGCATAAGCTTTACTACATGGCATTACAATTAAGGATGTGTAAAAGTTCAAGTAAATCGAACTAAACCAACAAATTTGGTCGGTTTAGTTTGACTTTTCATTGGTAGTGGTTTGGTTCAGTTATTTTCCTCATATTTTCGATTATTTAGTTCAGTTTGGTTATTAGTTTcagttcgattcggttatttctCTTAATAATTTTGGTTATTcgggtctttttttttttttgtattattaataaaaaaacttaacCGAACCGACAACCCAACCCTCTTTTATTATGTTTGGTTCGGTTATTaggttcgattcgatttttttcatAAGAATTTTGGTCCGATTTTCGATTCGATTGCAATGGCTCAAAATTCGATTAGTTCGGTTTCGATTATTTCTATTTGTTTAGATAATTCGATCGATTTAGTTCGGTTATATGCCTCGATTTAGTTCAATTAGTGAATTTTGATCGGTTCGGTTCAATTATAATCAATTGCATATCCCTAACcgcaattataattttattattatattttaacaataaaaatacaaattttcacCGTTCTACTCATTGCATGAGAAggtcaaaaataaatttatggaTTCGGAGCTCAGTTGAATTAGTGGCTCATCTCTGATTTTTGAACACCAAATGGTCCGATAGGCTCAACTATTCGGCTTTACAAAGGAGATGGGTTAAACAAGCTGACCCATTTTTTAAAGCAAGGCCAATCTGGCTCGTTACTTAAATGGGTTGGGTTTGGGTCATATTTGTGTACAAAATGATGGGCTAAGCTCAATCTATTATCCCGAGCTACCTCGTTAGTGTTTCGGGTCGAACCAGGCCCACGTCTCACGGAccataatataaatataaataattcaataaccTAACCGGGCTAGCCGTTtgtttaacaattttaaaattgtgcCATGCATacgtatgtatacatatatgtatttatgtatttcttataaatatgtgtatatatttacatatgtaAGTATGTGTACAAATGTTTTTGGATGGTACTAATTCGTTGGACCGTACCCTGGCAACAGGCCCATAACTTGGCAACTAGCCGACCCCTAGGTTAGATTTTAGTTCAAGAACTCAGATAATGTTTCCATCTAAGTTAAGATTCTTACACCAATAACAAATTTCATCAATTTCGAATAACTCGCGCATTGATCCTCATTAGCTCAAAATTCTCATCAAATCCAAGATCCTCGAGGATGATTCCTATCATTATCATGTATCTCAGCTCTCTATTTTCCCACGACGGTTAGCAACCTAATACTTTTATCTCTATATAAACCACCCTTAGTGCAGGTCAAGATAtgtcatttcaaattcttatcCACACTCTAACATTCGGAATCTTTattgacttgagcgtcggaaaACTTATAGGTGTCAGTCGCCCCCCGTCGCACAAATCACCCGATTACGACGCTCTACCGCTATTGCAACTAGTTCGATTAACCTTATTCGGCCGAAAGGGATATTTGACACCTATCATTGAGAGTACTATATGTATAATACAAATGTATTTAcatgtatgcatgtatatattagGACGTCATTCAGCAACCATAACATTATCAGTTACAGTTAACCATAAGTGTAATTGAAAAAAGTAATGggaattgataattatatatataatagattattagtttataaattaataatttaaatatacaattctttataaaatatccttaaattgtattttatttacaattgtattaaataaataaaattgttaccttaaaatatattataataatatccaaaaaatataaaatttattttttcataaaatgtgtaatcatttttaaattttcatttcgTTTGCTGGAATTCTCAAGgtcaattttaatttgtttaataattagTTTAAGTCTAATTAATTGTGAATATTCAATTTCAGTTGtcgaattcatttatttttgtgtgtcGTTGCCTCTGCTTTAATTTAATaagcatttatttttattaaatattttatttatttatgcaatTTATTAAAACGATTATGGTTAAAAATTGTGAACCTATTTAATTTGTCAATTACAAACATGGTTGTGAGAATCCATAATAGTGTGATTATAATTACAGAAGTAAAATCACgattacaattataattatcataaaaattataagtgaaCCAATCTACGTTATTCCTTAATTAGTTTATGTTATGCTCAATGATGAGCCCAAACctaaaaaaaatgacttattAGCCCATTAAGAGACCGGAAGACAAAGGTGACGAGATCAAGTGACCTTAAACCAAAGGTCTAATTGACTTCATATTGAGAAATCTCTCATAGAAGCCTAGTCCAACATTATCGAGAGACTTTTATGGGAGAGTTTCATAGGTCATTTGCTCACAAGAAAACCCTTATTCAAGAGACTCTCGTGGGACATTCAAACCCAAAAACCTCTCTTAAGAGAGTGTGAGAGACCTTTCTGGGAGACTTAGAGACCCCTAAGAAACATGATCTCTAGATATTATCTATAACACCCCTCTTATCAgagtgttattattattatttttttttgtatatacaAACTTTactgatatatttatattagcTAATTATGCATTTATAGAAAATGGATCGAAACCTAAATCTTGCATAATAACTAAGGAACAAAATACTACCTTTATTTCCTTAATTAACATTAAATCGTAGAGTCATATAACATGAGAGTAAGGTTTACATCCATAGAATTTACATAGGCCCATTTTTCaataattctctttttcttcGCCTGACTTGATTCACTTAGAACGTGATAATATTttagggacataatccaattagatgatgaatcatctaagtgaggttttatttaataaaatctcatgcataacatgccttGGGCAAAATGCATCATATTtccttttatattaattatcatttatgCGATCTTACTTCAAATGGTGAGATATGTTTCAAACATCCGTGATAGATTAgccatatcatcattccacaTGCGATGCATGCCAAGAAATATTAAGAATGTACATATGCATCACAACACATCATATGAATGCATTTCTAAATATATGAGACATCATAATACattatgacaaataaaacatttgtgtattattttaaaaataataatcctCACATAAACTCATACCAAGTTAGGATTAACCGCTCACCTTAAATAACTTCAACACaacttaaaaaataactttcacattattcaatattataaaaataattgaagataattaaattttcatacCTTAGCAAAATCGAAACACAAAATGGGTAAAACGCCCACGCTAGCTTTACCTATTCGGCTTCAACTTTGCACCCAAAATGCCTTTTTGAGCTTTCCACACGCCCCTAGAgcccaaataattttttttttttcatttttctaaattttttttagtcattttttctccttattttcctaattttttttttcatttctccttcctccttcttcctcaTGCCGCGCCACCCGCGCACCAACAGCCCATCCGCCGCCCGCAGCCCCCGTGCCTCATTCAGCCACTTTCGCGCGCTCCAGCCATGGCCGCCCCTGCTGCCGCCGCCACCAGCGATCCTCACggcttctctctcttcttgattttccttcAATGCTCAAATGTCCATCCATATATATAGTCACTTGATGCTTGGGGACCAATCATAGCCAACTGAATTTACCCCTTGATTTCAGCTAGAGTTTCtctgcacacacatatataaatatatatatacaatttattatataattaaaattataaaaattatatataaatccaTAAATTAGATTCTTAATCTCACTTCAACCTTTACACATCACAATTATatccttaaatattaatt is a window encoding:
- the LOC127788938 gene encoding eukaryotic translation initiation factor 3 subunit E encodes the protein MANYDLTPRIAPNLDCHLVFPLLEFLQERQLYADEDILKAKIELLNNTNMVDYAMDIHKSLYRTEDVPQEMVERRVEVVARLKTLEEAADPLITFLQNPAAVQELRADKQYNLQMLNDRYQIGPEQIEALYQYAKFQFECGNYSGAADYLYQYRGLCTNGERSLSALWGKLAAEILMQNWDIALDELNRLKEIIDSKSFSSPLNQVQSRIWLMHWSLFIFFNHDNGRTQIIDLFNQDKYLNAIQTNAPHLLRYLATAFIVNKRRRPQFKDFIKVIQQEQYSFEDPITEFLACVYVNYDFDAAQKKMKECEEVILNDPFLGKRVEEGNFSTVPLRDEFLENARLFIFETYCRIHQRINMGVLAEKLNLNYEEAERWIVNLIRTSKLDAKIDSESGTVVMEPNQPNVYEQLIDHTKALSGRTYKLVSQVLEHVQGQVAR